The sequence below is a genomic window from Sorangiineae bacterium MSr12523.
CTGCTCTTTGCTGCCAAAATGGTGATGCACCAGCGGCTGCGTCGACTTCGCGCGGCGTGCAATGCCCGCGGTGGTTGCCCCTTCGTAGCCCTTCTCCGAGAACTCGCGGATGGCGGCCTCCAACAGGGCAGGCCGTGCTTTGCCCGGGCGCCCGCGAGGGCGGCCAGGCGGCGCAGAGGACGCTTTCGGCACGGGCGGCACGTTACCACCGCGTCATCGGAGCGTCACCTTGCGTTAATTATTTATTGATCTATAAATAATACACGACGCGAAGGAGAGGCCATGAACGACAAGGTCGACGACATCAGCCGCCGCCAACTTCTCGAGGGCGCACTGCACCTTGGCGCGGTCACCATCGGGGCGTCGGCGCTGGTAGCCTGCGACGCATCGGCATCGGCATCGTCGGAGCCGGCCACCGCGGGCCGAACCACCGCCGTCCTCGAGGACGGAGCGCCGTACCGCGTGGACGTGCACTGTCATCACATCCCGGACTTCTATCGCCTCTCTCTCACACGAATTATTCCAAATTGTACTACGACACCGCCCTTTCGCCGGCGCCGTCGGCGATGAAATCCGTGCGTGAAGTCACCGACGTTTCGCACGTCTTGTTCGCCACCGATTGGCCTTTCAGCGCGGCGCTTTTCTCCTCGTCGGGAAATCCCGCGCCGCAGCTCGCCGAAGCCTTCGACCCGCAGGAGCTTCGGATGGTCGAGCGGACCAATGCCCTGGCGCAATTCCCCAACCTCGTCCCGCAGGAAAAACGATGAGCACTTCCCTCCAGCCAACGTCGCGCACCCTGGCCTTCGGCCGGCGCAAGATCCACGTCAGCGAACTTGGCAAAGGCTTTCCCGTGTTGCTGCTCCACGGCGGCGGCCCCGGCGCATCCGGCATGCCGACATACGTGCGCAACATCGAGACACTCGCGCGGCATTTTCGCGTCGTCGTGCCCGATCTGCAGGGCTACGGCCGCTCGACCAAGGGGGTCGATCGCATGGATCCCTTCGGCGACGAGGCCGACGCGATGCTCGGCTTGATGGACGCCCTCGAGATTCGAAAGGCTCATTTCGTGGGCAACTCGCTGGGTGGCGCCTGCGCGCTGCGGATCGCGCTCGACCATCCCTCGCGCACGGCATCGCTCGTGCTCATGGGACCGGGCGGCGTGAACACCACCCGCTCGCTGCCAACCCGCGGATTGAACGCGCTTCTCGATTTTTATTCCGGAGGGCCCCCCACCCTCGAAAAGGTGCGCTACTTCATCCACGAATACCTCGTATTCGACGCCACGCAGGTGCCGGATTCGCTCATCGAGGAACGATATCGTGCGAGCCTCGATCCGGAAATCATCGCATCGCCACCGCTCCGGCGGCCCAATGGCATTCCGCGTTTGCGCGATCTCGACTTCACCCGAGACCCGCGCCTTCAGGCCTGCGACATCCCGACCCTCGTCCTTTGGGGCACCGAAGACAAAGTGAATCGGCCGAGCGGCGGCAAGGCCCTGCAATCGCGGATGAAGCGATGCGATCTCCATCTTTTCGGGCGCGCGGGCCATTGGGTGCAGTGGGAACGCGCCGCCGAGTTCAATGCCATGACCACGGCCTTTTTCCTCGAGCACACGCCCGCAGGGTCCCCATCATGAGCCTCTTTGGAAAAACGAAAATGGGATATGCCGTCGTGGAATCGAGGCACCTCCCACAATGGCGCACGCTTCTCGAAGAAGGCATTGGCCTGCATGTGACCCACGCCGGTGAAGACGACATCGCCTTTCGCCTGGACGAGCATGCCCGGCGCATCATCGTCCGCCGCGGAGATGCGGAAGACGTCGTCGCCACGGGATGGCAACTCGAGGACGAAGCGGCTTTGGAGGCCGTCGTATCACGCTGTCGCGCGCGGGGCATCACGGTCGCATCCGGCTCGGCGGCCGCTGCCAAGGAGCGCGGTGTGGCATCCTTCGTCACCGTCCAAGGCCCCAAGGGCCTCGCCATCGAGCTTTTCACGAACGCCACCCGCGCAGATGCTCCGCTCGAAATGCTCGCGAGCGGCTTCGTCACGGGCCTGGGAGGAATGGGCCATATCGCGCTCACCACGCGGCTTCCGGACGACGTGGAGCGATTCTGGGGGGAGCTCTTCGACGCGCGCCTGAGCGACCGCGTTGCCCAGCGCATCGCCGGCGTCATGGTGGATATCGCCTTTCTGCGCCTCAACGAGCGCCATCATTCGATTGCCATCGCCGCCACCCGCGGCCTGCGCCTCGACCCGCTGCGCACCAAAGTGCAGCACGTTAACCTGGAGGCCGCATCGATGGACGACATCGAGCGCGCCTTCGCGCGTTGCCGGCAACTCGGCTTCGAGATGGCGCACGAAATCGGGCAGCACCCGAACGACCACCAGATTTCGTTTTACGTCCTCACCCCGTCCGGGTTCGAGCTCGAGCTCGGGTGGAATGCGCGAAAGGTCGACGAAGCCTCGTGGCGGACGGCGTCGTACGACGCGATCAGCTCCTGGGGCCACAAACCGGAGCGCTCCGGTGTGGCCCATCGGCTCGCGGAGAACGCGGGCAATTTCGCACGGGGGCTCCACTCGCTCCTGAATCCCGAATTCGCACCGCTCCGCAAGCCATGAATACCGATGTCGTGATATCCGGGCTCGGCCCCACGGGTCTGGCGCTCGCGCACCTCCTCGGACGGCGCGGGCATCGCGTGGTCGTGCTCGAGCGCGAGCCCGAGTTTTACGGGAACGCGCGCGCCGTTTACACCGACGATGAGTGCATGCGCATCTTTCAATCGGCGGACCTCGCGACCGAGCTCCAATCGAACATGCTGCTCGAGACGCCCTGCCAGTGGGTGGGCCCGCGCGGCGAGATCATGGGGCAATATTTCCCGACGAAGCGGCCCTTCGGCTGGCCGGTGTTGAATTTCTTTTACCAGCCTTATTTGGAAACATCGCTGGCGGAACACTTGGCGCGCTACCCGCAAGTCATCGTGCACCGCGGGCGTGAGCTCACCGGGTTCAGCCAAGATGATGAAGGCGTTACGGTCACCCACGAGGGCGCGGGCGGGGACGCGCATACGATTCGCGCGCGCTACCTGATTGGCGCCGACGGCGGCCGCAGCACAGTGCGAACGCTGCTCGGAATATGCATGACGGGAAAGAATTTCCCCGAGCCGTGGTTGGTCGTCGATATCCAATCGAAGGGAACCGGCAGCGAGGATGGACTCCGCCACCTGCCCTATTTCAATTTCCACTGTGATCCGGCCTGCCCGGCGGTGAGCTGTCCCCAGCCCGATGGCCACCATCGTTTCGAGTTCATGCTGAGGCCGGGCCAGACGAAGGAGGAAATGGAGAAGCCCGAAACGGTGCGCCGTTACCTCTCGCGGTTCGTCGATCCGGACCAATTCGAGGTCAAACGCCGCCTCGTGTATACCTTCAATGCGCTGGTCGCGAATCGGTGGCGGCAAGGTCGGGTGTTCCTGGCCGGCGACGCCGCACACATGACACCGCAATTCATGGGCCAGGGTATGAGCTCGGGCTTGCGCGACGCGTACAATCTCGCGTGGAAGCTCGACGCGGTGTTGCGCGGCAAGGCCGCGGACGCACTCTTGGATACGTACGAAGCCGAGCGACGGCATCACGCCAAGGCGATGATCGATATTTCCGTGCGCATGAAGCAAATGGTCTCTGCCTCCACGCCGTGGGGTTCCGCCATTCGCAATGCGGTGGCCGCCATCATTCGCAAAACGCCTCCCCTGCGCGATTGGGTGCGCCAAGGCGGATTCAAGCCGACCCCCACGTATGCACCGGGATACTTCGGTATCGCGCGCACGCGCCGCGGCGGCCCCGAAGGACGCCTCGTCCCGCAGCCCGAGGTCCGTAGGTTGGACGGCCGCCGTGTGCTGCTCGATCACGTGCTTGGCGAAGGCTTCGCGCTCGTAGGCCTCGGCGTCGATCCGCGGGCGGGGCTGTCCGGTGCATCCTGCGCATTCCTCGACGGCTTGGGTGCGTCGTTCGTCACACTCTTTGGATACGGCGAAAGGCCCCAGGGCCATTGCGGCGTGTCGCGCTCGACGCCCGCAGGATTGACCGAGGTGGAAGATCTCGAGGGGGACATGCTCCGCTGGTGCCGCAAGGCCAGCATGGCGCGTGGCGCAATACTCGTGATTCGCCCGGACAAGTTTCTTTTCGGTGTTGGACACGGCAAAAACGTCGATGACGTGATTGGCGAGTTGCGCACCCGTCTCGGCGCGACACCGGTCCCGAATGCCATCCCCGTACGCGCCGGCGAACGATATAGTCCGCAGCATGGGGAAACCGTTCGACAGCACTGACGAAAGAATACAGTCGTTCTTCATCCCGACGGTGGTGGCGTACGTGCGTGCGTTGGGTGGAAATGCCGAGGCGCTCGAACGGAAATTTGGCATTCCCGCAGGCCTTCCGATGCACGAGGGCATCCTCGCGCCATTCCATTTGATTCGCGATGTGAGCGAAGACGCCGCGGAGTTGCTCGGCGATCCATTTCTCGGGCTTCATTTGGCGCTCGCGCACAAACGAGGCAGCTATGGGCCTCCGAGCGCGCCCACGCGTTGTGCTTGGGTCGTCGAATTTGCCGCCCGCAGTGCACCCACGCTGGGTGCGGCCATCTTGCGGTTCGCGCGATACCAGCACCTGGTCAACAACTTGAGGCCGTTCGTCATCGAATCGGGAACCGACGATCTCGTCATTCACCATCGACATGGCATTGGTCGCCAACTGCACGAGTTTACGCTTGCACTCGTATTGAACATGATGCGGGAATTCTCCTCGCAAGACATTCATCCCCACCGCGTGGGCTTCATCCATTCACGCCCCACGGACATATCCGAATTGGTGCAATTCTTCGGGACCGAACGGATCGACTTCGGCCAAGAGGCGAACACGCTCGTCTTTGCCGCTCGTATCGCCGAATTGCCCATTCAGCCGATGGATGAAGACCTTTTGGCCCTTCTCGACAGCTTCGTGCAGCGTGATGCGTCGCCGACGAACGGCAAGGACGATCCCATCGCCCCCGTCCGGCGCTATGTGCACGAGGCGCTTCGGGATGGCACCCCGTCGGTGGAGCGAGCGGCCGCCGTCGTTCGGACGAGTGTGCGCACACTCCAGAGGCGCCTCGACGAAGCGGGAACCACGTTCAACAAGCTCGTCGACGAGGTGCGCCGCGCACTCGCACTTCAATATTTGCAAAACGCGGAATTGAGCGTCAGCGAAGTCGCCTTCCTCATCGGCTATTCCGATGTGCGCCCCTTTGCGCGCGCATTCCGCCGCTGGACAGGCAGCACCCCTGGCGAATATCGCGCTTCGTTCGACGCCACCGCATCGCGCTGAATCACACGGCCGTACATCACTGCGGCGATGTACGGCGTTGCGGGAACATCGTCGCGGACGACGGCCGAAGTCGGCCATCGAATACGCACCTCACGCGCCTTGACGTCCGCGAGAATACTGATTTAGGGTTCTTCGAATTTCAAACTTCACAAAGGGAAATTCGACGAATGCGCAGCCATGAACGGTCCCGCGACCGGGGCCTGGGGACCATCGCACGGCGGTCCTTCGTCCAAGGCGTGACAGCCGCCATCGTGATCGGTTTCGACCCGACGCGACGTACCTGGATTGCCGACGCAGAAGCCGCGCCATCCTCCCTCTCGCGCATACCCCCACTCGATGGCGTGCTGCGGATGGATCCGGCGTCGCTCGCAAAGGCGGCCGACGACTTTGGGCATACGATTCATCGCCAATCCGTGGCGCTGCTCGAGCCAGGATCGGTGGACGACATCGTCAAGATGGTGCGCTACGTGCGCCGCCACGGATTGACCATTGCAAACCGTGGCCGCGGACATGCCACCTACGGTCAGGCGCAAACCCAAGGCGGAATCGTCGTGGATTCGAGCAAACTCGCGGCCATTCATCGCGTGGATTCCGACCGCATGGTGGTCGATGCCGGTGCAAGCTGGCGCAATGTCATGCACGCGGCACTCGCCCGCGGATCGACACCGCCCGTATTCACGGACTATCTCGATCTCTCGGTGGGGGGCACGCTCTCCGGGGGCGGCGTCGGCGGTGCCTCGCATCGCCATGGCTGCCAGATCGACAACGTGCTCGAGCTGGAGGTCGTCACGGGCGAGGGCGAGCGCATCACATGCTCGGCATCGCGTCATGCGTCGCTCTTCAACTCCGTACTCGGTGGACTCGGCCAATTCGCCCTTATCGTGCGCGCCACGTTGCGGTTGGTGCCCGCGTGCGCCTTGGCCCGTGTCTACGAGCTCGAATATGCCGATCTCGCAAGCTTCACGAAGGACGCGACCGCGTTGGCGCTCGACGAGCGCTTCGATCACCTCGAGGGCCAGGCAAGCCCGAAGCCGGACGGCGGATGGACGTGGACGCTCACGGCCGCGAGCTACTTCACGCCCCCGCATCGTCCCAACGATGCCGCACTCCTCGCGGGGCTCTCGCACGACCCATCGTCGTCGTCGGTGCACGATCTCGCCTACCAGGAATTTCTCGAGCGGATCGATCCCCTCATCCAGCGTCAGAAAGACCTGGGCATCTGGGAATATCCCCACCCCTGGTATGACGTTTTCGTTCCGGCGTCAGTGACGAATCGCTACGTCGGAGGCATTCTCGATACGCTCACGGTGGACGATACCGGCAATGGTCCGGTTCTTCTCTATCCGTTGCGACGTAGCAAGCTACGGCGTCCTTTCTTCAGCGTGCCCGCCGAAGAAGTCTTTTTCCTCTTCGACGTCTTACGGACGACATCGCCCGATCCCGTGCGGGTGCGGGCTCACCTGCGGGCCAATCGTCGAATGTACGATGCCGGTCGCGCACTCGGCGCAACACGGTATTGCATTGGCTCACTCGACTTCTCGCAGGCGGATTGGCGGCAGCACTTCGGATTCTGGTGGCCCGCCTTCGCATTCGCCAAAAATGCGTTCGACCCGGATCGGGTGCTCACGCCGGGACAGGGCATTTTTCTCTGATCACGCGCTCATGGCGGCGGGCACGCTCTCGATGCGGGGCGGTTGCTGCACACCGTAAAGCTCGGCGGCGAAATACACCGTCAGGTGCAGTGGCTGTCGTCCCGTACGCAGGGACACGTAGGTGTGGAGCCCTCGGCCGCTGCCAAGTGGTCTTTGCGAAACGGCGGAAAGCGCGCGTTCGTACGCGGTCGTGGGGAGGCCGCGCGCGCGGAAGTATCTCAAAATACGATCGCGGGCGACCTCATCGTCTTGCACATAGGCCGCCATGGGCACCTGAATGGTCACATCCGACGGATTCGGATCCGTACCGGTGAAGGCGAAATAGACGCAGACGGCTCGGTCCACGTACGGGCCCGTGGAGCCGGTCATGGCCCGGCAAAACTCCGTGACCTCGCCCGGAACGTAGGATTTGCGCAGCGACGCAAGGCGCTCGAGATCCCACGCGGTCGCCCCCGCCGGATAGACATACACCTTGGTCCGCGCGCGCGCCGGCTCCACCAGGTCGAGCGAGAAGTAGCGAATTTCATCGCCTGAAAGCTCATGGTCCCAAAACGATGAACGCACGTTGGACCATGCCCCGCGAAGGCCAAGACGCTCCAACGCCGTCTGGACGACAACTTCGGCATGTTCGGGGCCTCGAATCTGCGGATTCAAGTATGCCTTCACGAACATTGGACCCGAGGAAATGGAGGCCGCATGCCATAGCGCAAAAGGTGCGTGGGGAACCTCCGGCAAGAAGAGATCCCGCACCCTTTCGAAGGCATGCCCATCGGCCCCGTACTCCATCGCCGCGCTCTGCACACCGAGGCACGCGTCTCGCACCGCTGGAAATCGGCCTGTCTCCGACTGCGCCTCCACCAAGAGGCGAATCCGTGGCCGTCCCGCAACGAACGATACGGAGAACTCGAAGGGCGCATGGTCCTGGCCAATGTGCGATAACCATTGAGGGCGCTGCGGTACTTCGATGTTCCCCCACGTTCTCATTAAGACATCCACGGGAGCACGAGCGCTGATGGGCAAATCTTCGTCGTTGACCGCGCGCCAAAGCGTGCCTAGTCGTTCCGATACGAGATCCACGAATTTCGGGGAAGTGCTCTGATTCGATACGTTCGCCATGGGTGAATGACTCCAGCCCCCAAAGACACGTTGTCCCCCGCACATTCATCTGCACAAAAATCCGGCATCGCGGAATGCGACCCCTCTTAAGCCAATAAGGTGTCAGCGGAATGCAAAAAGTATTCGAGCACCTCGACCGCCGCATCGATACATACGAAAAGCTTCCTCTTTATACTTACCTCTCGGACTCACGCATTGCGCCGGAGGAGCGGCTGGCATTTGCGCCGGCCATTGCGCATTTCGTCATGAGTTTCTCGGATCTGTACGCATTTGCGCTACGCGAAGAACCAGCGCGGGACCGGTTCCAGGAAATCGTGAATGCGCATACGTACGAGGACGGCGGACACTGGAAGTGGTTCTTGGCCGATCTCGGGCAGCTCGGGCTGGATCCGAGCGTGCGACTCAGCGAGGCCCTCCGATTCGTGTGGGACGACGCGACCATCCAGCAGCGCATGCTCACATATCACATGTTCCGCTTGAGTCTACGTGCGAGCTCCCTGGAGCGACTCATTCTGGTTCATTGCATTGAAGCAACGGGCAAAGTGTCGCTTGGCTCCGCATCGACGGCAGGCCGCGAGCTCGCCCAACGCACGCGACGAAAGCTCGTTTATCTGGGTCCGCACCATGTCGAAACGGAGAGCCAACACACGCTCGAGGAGGATGCGGTACGCCACTCTCTGAATGGAGTGGTCCTCGAGGACGCCGTACGCGCCAAATTGTGCGCGCTCGTCGACGAAACCTTCGATGCCTTTACGGCGTTTGCCGAGGAATTGTTCGCATGGATCCGTGCACGCGGCGCGGATCGAAAGGGGGGGGCCGATGCGGATGCGGATAAGGTCACAATCGACCAATCTGGTTAGCGCCGTCATTGCTAGCCTAAGGCAGTATCGGAGGCCTCCTCGGCGGTGGACTTTGTCCTATCTTCTGCCGGAGTGATCGAGGCCGTCATGGATCTTTCTTACGATCCCGAGGACAACATTCTGTTCGTCTCGCACACCAAGCCGGTGCACCTCGCGTCCGAACAGCAGATCCAAGCGTATTTCGATGAAGTCGTCGCCTTCTGGCGAGCGAAGTGCAAATCGAAAAGGGTCTATTTCGTCATCGAGTACGACGGACTGACCGTCGATGTAAACCTCAAGGAAACGTACGCCAAGCAAGTCGCCCGGGGTGTCCGCGACTGCGCCATCACCATCGTCCGATACGGCGGCGAACCTCTGCAGCGCACGGTTGCCCGACTCGTCGGAATTCAGCTTCACGTGCCCTCGAACGTGTACCGTTCGCGCCACGAAGCCATCGCCGTGGTGCGAGGCCTCCGCGCCAAAGAGTCGCGCTGACCGGCGGTTCCTTGTAGTCTGCGCCAAATGCGCCGCATCATGTACATCGAGAACAAAGAGGGCGGCCTCGATGGCCAAGGGCGCATTGGATGGGTCGAGTTCTCGCGCACGCGACGGACGCTCTACTACGGAGGGCGCCGTCTGACGAAGACGGGAAGCGGTTACAAATACAACTGCATCGACGAAGAAACGCGGGAGCGATTCTGGGTCTCCGGCCCGAGCCAGCATGGGGCGGACAAGCTCCATGGCGGGGTCGTCGAGATCGACGAAGACGCCCGTGTCGAATATTGGACCGCGATTCGCAACGAGCCATCCCGGGTGGCGGACACGGCATATCGCTCGACCCCGTCCACGCGAACCGGCAAGGTCACGCGGCAAACTGGGCGTCGCGAAGCATCGTGATGCATCAACGGATATCGACGAACACGGCGCTCGGAGCGCCCCAATTTCCTTGGGCGTCCTGGCCTTCGACCAGCACGATGTGCCGGCCGCTGGACCATCCGGTGGTGTCGAGGGTCGCTGTTACCTTTTCGAGCTTCGCATTGAATGCACCGTCGGCCGATTTCATCGCGATGGCGATCTCTCCCGACCACGATGGGCCATCCACGGTGAAACGTGCGGCCGCGATTCTCTGCGTGGGCTCTGGGCCCGTGTAGCGTGTGTCGTCCGCCGTGGCGGTCAGCGTTATGGAAGCTCCCGCAACCACCGAGTTGGGTGATGCGGTGACCTGAACGACGTCGGGTCCTGACGGCGTTTGATACGGCCGGCGCGCGACTTTGAAGGCATAGAGAAGCGCTTTCAGATTCCCGGGGGCGACGCTCTGCTCGTATGTCGCGCACTTCTCGAAGAAGTCGCTTCCCATTTCGAACGTGTACGACGCGATTCCAAGTTCTCCATACGACCAATCGTCCGTGCTGCCACTGTCGATGTATAGACAGCCACGGGCACCGGTTTGGCAGGCGCTATAGCCACTCAGGTATCCCAACTTGCGCCCCAAGGTCGCGAGCTGAACAGCGTTGGGCGGTGCCGACGAACTCCAGGCCCAGGGATATAGAATCTTCTGACCAAAGCTATGCAATGTGACGAGCACGCCGTTGGCCGTGCTCGGGGCGGCATCGCCGATCTTGGGGCCCCTTTGATCGGCAAAAATGGACGCGACGTATCGTTGGATGCCGTTCGTCTCCGGCTCCGAGGCTGCACTTGGCCCGCGGTAGAACTCGTCACAAGGATCGGCACTGGAGCCGCTGCCATTGAACTTGAAAGAGCCATTGCGATTCAAGTCGACGCCATACTGATTGTCATCGGCAGGCGGATCGG
It includes:
- a CDS encoding AraC family transcriptional regulator, whose amino-acid sequence is MGKPFDSTDERIQSFFIPTVVAYVRALGGNAEALERKFGIPAGLPMHEGILAPFHLIRDVSEDAAELLGDPFLGLHLALAHKRGSYGPPSAPTRCAWVVEFAARSAPTLGAAILRFARYQHLVNNLRPFVIESGTDDLVIHHRHGIGRQLHEFTLALVLNMMREFSSQDIHPHRVGFIHSRPTDISELVQFFGTERIDFGQEANTLVFAARIAELPIQPMDEDLLALLDSFVQRDASPTNGKDDPIAPVRRYVHEALRDGTPSVERAAAVVRTSVRTLQRRLDEAGTTFNKLVDEVRRALALQYLQNAELSVSEVAFLIGYSDVRPFARAFRRWTGSTPGEYRASFDATASR
- a CDS encoding peptidase M14, with the translated sequence MKSAWCTSPSVRRILVSISAVVLLAYGGAAGCSSDAVSSSDAEPPASGEKLFTHVHYKDEADLQQLVQSYDALEQVDGEAGWVSVLIDEPSKYEALVASGHRVDIVRRETRTARMQLRANTESTAIAGYPCYRTVEETHSALQRIASEYPHLGKVTSIGPSWEKKAGRGGYDLLVLTLTNRAISTPKPALFVMGGLHPREYTTAETAMRFAEQMARGYGVDPDVTWLLDHHELHVLPQANPDGRKIAEQGYYQRKNANDGNGVRCSDPPADDNQYGVDLNRNGSFKFNGSGSSADPCDEFYRGPSAASEPETNGIQRYVASIFADQRGPKIGDAAPSTANGVLVTLHSFGQKILYPWAWSSSAPPNAVQLATLGRKLGYLSGYSACQTGARGCLYIDSGSTDDWSYGELGIASYTFEMGSDFFEKCATYEQSVAPGNLKALLYAFKVARRPYQTPSGPDVVQVTASPNSVVAGASITLTATADDTRYTGPEPTQRIAAARFTVDGPSWSGEIAIAMKSADGAFNAKLEKVTATLDTTGWSSGRHIVLVEGQDAQGNWGAPSAVFVDIR
- a CDS encoding amidohydrolase, with protein sequence MYYDTALSPAPSAMKSVREVTDVSHVLFATDWPFSAALFSSSGNPAPQLAEAFDPQELRMVERTNALAQFPNLVPQEKR
- a CDS encoding bifunctional 3-(3-hydroxy-phenyl)propionate/3-hydroxycinnamic acid hydroxylase, producing MNTDVVISGLGPTGLALAHLLGRRGHRVVVLEREPEFYGNARAVYTDDECMRIFQSADLATELQSNMLLETPCQWVGPRGEIMGQYFPTKRPFGWPVLNFFYQPYLETSLAEHLARYPQVIVHRGRELTGFSQDDEGVTVTHEGAGGDAHTIRARYLIGADGGRSTVRTLLGICMTGKNFPEPWLVVDIQSKGTGSEDGLRHLPYFNFHCDPACPAVSCPQPDGHHRFEFMLRPGQTKEEMEKPETVRRYLSRFVDPDQFEVKRRLVYTFNALVANRWRQGRVFLAGDAAHMTPQFMGQGMSSGLRDAYNLAWKLDAVLRGKAADALLDTYEAERRHHAKAMIDISVRMKQMVSASTPWGSAIRNAVAAIIRKTPPLRDWVRQGGFKPTPTYAPGYFGIARTRRGGPEGRLVPQPEVRRLDGRRVLLDHVLGEGFALVGLGVDPRAGLSGASCAFLDGLGASFVTLFGYGERPQGHCGVSRSTPAGLTEVEDLEGDMLRWCRKASMARGAILVIRPDKFLFGVGHGKNVDDVIGELRTRLGATPVPNAIPVRAGERYSPQHGETVRQH
- a CDS encoding VOC family protein — encoded protein: MSLFGKTKMGYAVVESRHLPQWRTLLEEGIGLHVTHAGEDDIAFRLDEHARRIIVRRGDAEDVVATGWQLEDEAALEAVVSRCRARGITVASGSAAAAKERGVASFVTVQGPKGLAIELFTNATRADAPLEMLASGFVTGLGGMGHIALTTRLPDDVERFWGELFDARLSDRVAQRIAGVMVDIAFLRLNERHHSIAIAATRGLRLDPLRTKVQHVNLEAASMDDIERAFARCRQLGFEMAHEIGQHPNDHQISFYVLTPSGFELELGWNARKVDEASWRTASYDAISSWGHKPERSGVAHRLAENAGNFARGLHSLLNPEFAPLRKP
- a CDS encoding FAD-binding protein, which codes for MRSHERSRDRGLGTIARRSFVQGVTAAIVIGFDPTRRTWIADAEAAPSSLSRIPPLDGVLRMDPASLAKAADDFGHTIHRQSVALLEPGSVDDIVKMVRYVRRHGLTIANRGRGHATYGQAQTQGGIVVDSSKLAAIHRVDSDRMVVDAGASWRNVMHAALARGSTPPVFTDYLDLSVGGTLSGGGVGGASHRHGCQIDNVLELEVVTGEGERITCSASRHASLFNSVLGGLGQFALIVRATLRLVPACALARVYELEYADLASFTKDATALALDERFDHLEGQASPKPDGGWTWTLTAASYFTPPHRPNDAALLAGLSHDPSSSSVHDLAYQEFLERIDPLIQRQKDLGIWEYPHPWYDVFVPASVTNRYVGGILDTLTVDDTGNGPVLLYPLRRSKLRRPFFSVPAEEVFFLFDVLRTTSPDPVRVRAHLRANRRMYDAGRALGATRYCIGSLDFSQADWRQHFGFWWPAFAFAKNAFDPDRVLTPGQGIFL
- a CDS encoding alpha/beta fold hydrolase, which encodes MSTSLQPTSRTLAFGRRKIHVSELGKGFPVLLLHGGGPGASGMPTYVRNIETLARHFRVVVPDLQGYGRSTKGVDRMDPFGDEADAMLGLMDALEIRKAHFVGNSLGGACALRIALDHPSRTASLVLMGPGGVNTTRSLPTRGLNALLDFYSGGPPTLEKVRYFIHEYLVFDATQVPDSLIEERYRASLDPEIIASPPLRRPNGIPRLRDLDFTRDPRLQACDIPTLVLWGTEDKVNRPSGGKALQSRMKRCDLHLFGRAGHWVQWERAAEFNAMTTAFFLEHTPAGSPS